In one Vicugna pacos chromosome 22, VicPac4, whole genome shotgun sequence genomic region, the following are encoded:
- the ZNF358 gene encoding zinc finger protein 358 isoform X2: MRRSVLVRNPGHKGLRPSYEELDSDSEDLDPNPEELDPVSEKPEPDPEDLNTVSEDVDPSYEDLEPVSEDLDPDVEAPSSISGTRDLDPQDLDPMSSSFDDPDVIGPVPLVLDPDSDTLSPAAAPDLDPLSSDLTATPEVLATSPAVLPAPASPPRPFSCPDCGRAFRRSSGLSQHRRTHSGEKPYRCPDCGKSFSHGATLAQHRGIHTGARPYQCAACGKAFGWRSTLLKHRSSHSGEKPHHCPVCGKAFGHGSLLAQHLRTHGGPRPHKCPVCAKGFGQGSALLKHLRTHTGERPYPCPQCGKAFGQSSALLQHQRTHTAERPYRCPHCGKAFGQSSNLQHHLRIHTGERPYACPHCSKAFGQSSALLQHLHVHSGERPYRCQLCGKAFGQASSLTKHKRVHEGAAAAAAAAAAAAAGLGLSPASMLRPGQVSLLGPDAVSVLGSGLSLSPGPSSGLGPDPGSVLGSLPNPNPQTIPGSRSTPTPDSVKSSDPEPGHETNSDLAASPDHGSGPSPDPDTVPSPDPNSESHPEPGSPTRDTVSPVLPTGDSPKWVQEQGALLGPDG, from the coding sequence ATGCGGCGCTCCGTCCTGGTCAGGAACCCAGGCCACAAAGGACTGAGGCCCTCTTACGAAGAGCTTGACTCCGACTCAGAAGACCTAGACCCCAACCCAGAAGAGCTAGACCCAGTTTCTGAAAAGCCAGAGCCTGACCCGGAAGACCTCAACACTGTCTCTGAAGATGTGGACCCCAGCTATGAAGATCTGGAGCCTGTCTCCGAGGATCTGGACCCGGATGTGGAAGCTCCGAGCTCCATCTCGGGGACCCGTGACTTGGATCCCCAAGATCTTGACCCCATGTCTTCAAGTTTTGACGACCCAGACGTCATCGGCCCCGTTCCCCTGGTTCTTGACCCTGACAGCGACACCCTCAGTCCGGCTGCTGCTCCAGACCTGGATCCCCTCTCGTCCGACCTCACTGCCACCCCCGAGGTCCTGGCCACCAGCCCAGCGGTGCTCCCCGCACCTGCCAGCCCTCCCCGGCCCTTCTCCTGCCCCGATTGCGGGCGAGCCTTCCGCCGCAGCTCGGGGCTGAGCCAGCACCGCCGCACCCACAGTGGCGAGAAGCCGTACCGCTGCCCCGACTGCGGCAAGTCGTTCAGCCACGGCGCCACGCTGGCCCAGCACCGCGGCATCCACACGGGCGCACGGCCCTACCAGTGCGCGGCGTGCGGCAAGGCCTTCGGCTGGCGCTCCACGCTGCTGAAGCACCGCAGCAGCCACAGCGGCGAGAAGCCGCACCACTGCCCGGTGTGCGGCAAAGCCTTCGGGCACGGCTCGCTGCTGGCGCAGCACCTGCGCACGCACGGCGGCCCGCGGCCCCACAAGTGCCCGGTGTGCGCCAAGGGCTTCGGGCAGGGATCGGCGCTCCTGAAGCACCTGCGCACGCACACGGGCGAGCGGCCCTACCCGTGCCCGCAGTGCGGCAAGGCCTTTGGCCAGAGCTCGGCGCTGCTACAGCACCAGCGCACGCACACGGCTGAGCGCCCGTACCGCTGTCCCCACTGCGGCAAGGCCTTCGGCCAGAGCTCCAACCTGCAGCACCACCTGCGCATCCACACGGGCGAGCGGCCCTACGCCTGTCCCCATTGCTCCAAGGCCTTTGGGCAGAGCTCGGCGCTCCTGCAGCATCTGCATGTGCATTCGGGCGAGCGCCCCTACCGCTGCCAGCTCTGCGGCAAGGCGTTCGGCCAAGCCTCCAGCCTCACCAAGCACAAGCGGGTGCATGAGGGCGCGGCCGCTGCCGCGGCTGCAGCTGCGGCTGCTGCCGCCGGCCTGGGCCTCAGCCCTGCTTCCATGTTGAGGCCGGGGCAGGTCTCCCTCCTGGGTCCTGATGCAGTCTCTGTGCTTGGCTCTGGCCTGAGCCTCAGCCCGGGCCCCAGCTCTGGCCTTGGCCCTGACCCTGGCTCTGTACTGGGCTCCctccccaatcccaacccccaaacCATCCCTGGCTCTAGATCTACCCCCACCCCTGATTCTGTCAAATCTTCTGACCCTGAGCCTGGGCACGAAACCAATTCTGACCTTGCGGCCAGCCCTGACCACGGATCTGGTCCCAGCCCCGACCCGGATACTGTGCCCAGCCCTGACCCCAACTCTGAGTCCCACCCTGAGCCTGGCTCTCCCACCCGTGACACCGTCAGCCCAGTCCTCCCTACTGGCGATAGTCCCAAGTGGGTGCAGGAGCAAGGGGCACTGCTGGGACCGGATGGCTGA
- the ZNF358 gene encoding zinc finger protein 358 isoform X1 yields the protein MELDPAPEAAGTSTPGMRRSVLVRNPGHKGLRPSYEELDSDSEDLDPNPEELDPVSEKPEPDPEDLNTVSEDVDPSYEDLEPVSEDLDPDVEAPSSISGTRDLDPQDLDPMSSSFDDPDVIGPVPLVLDPDSDTLSPAAAPDLDPLSSDLTATPEVLATSPAVLPAPASPPRPFSCPDCGRAFRRSSGLSQHRRTHSGEKPYRCPDCGKSFSHGATLAQHRGIHTGARPYQCAACGKAFGWRSTLLKHRSSHSGEKPHHCPVCGKAFGHGSLLAQHLRTHGGPRPHKCPVCAKGFGQGSALLKHLRTHTGERPYPCPQCGKAFGQSSALLQHQRTHTAERPYRCPHCGKAFGQSSNLQHHLRIHTGERPYACPHCSKAFGQSSALLQHLHVHSGERPYRCQLCGKAFGQASSLTKHKRVHEGAAAAAAAAAAAAAGLGLSPASMLRPGQVSLLGPDAVSVLGSGLSLSPGPSSGLGPDPGSVLGSLPNPNPQTIPGSRSTPTPDSVKSSDPEPGHETNSDLAASPDHGSGPSPDPDTVPSPDPNSESHPEPGSPTRDTVSPVLPTGDSPKWVQEQGALLGPDG from the exons ATGGAGCTGG ACCCTGCTCCCGAAGCGGCTGGCACTTCCACACCAGGGATGCGGCGCTCCGTCCTGGTCAGGAACCCAGGCCACAAAGGACTGAGGCCCTCTTACGAAGAGCTTGACTCCGACTCAGAAGACCTAGACCCCAACCCAGAAGAGCTAGACCCAGTTTCTGAAAAGCCAGAGCCTGACCCGGAAGACCTCAACACTGTCTCTGAAGATGTGGACCCCAGCTATGAAGATCTGGAGCCTGTCTCCGAGGATCTGGACCCGGATGTGGAAGCTCCGAGCTCCATCTCGGGGACCCGTGACTTGGATCCCCAAGATCTTGACCCCATGTCTTCAAGTTTTGACGACCCAGACGTCATCGGCCCCGTTCCCCTGGTTCTTGACCCTGACAGCGACACCCTCAGTCCGGCTGCTGCTCCAGACCTGGATCCCCTCTCGTCCGACCTCACTGCCACCCCCGAGGTCCTGGCCACCAGCCCAGCGGTGCTCCCCGCACCTGCCAGCCCTCCCCGGCCCTTCTCCTGCCCCGATTGCGGGCGAGCCTTCCGCCGCAGCTCGGGGCTGAGCCAGCACCGCCGCACCCACAGTGGCGAGAAGCCGTACCGCTGCCCCGACTGCGGCAAGTCGTTCAGCCACGGCGCCACGCTGGCCCAGCACCGCGGCATCCACACGGGCGCACGGCCCTACCAGTGCGCGGCGTGCGGCAAGGCCTTCGGCTGGCGCTCCACGCTGCTGAAGCACCGCAGCAGCCACAGCGGCGAGAAGCCGCACCACTGCCCGGTGTGCGGCAAAGCCTTCGGGCACGGCTCGCTGCTGGCGCAGCACCTGCGCACGCACGGCGGCCCGCGGCCCCACAAGTGCCCGGTGTGCGCCAAGGGCTTCGGGCAGGGATCGGCGCTCCTGAAGCACCTGCGCACGCACACGGGCGAGCGGCCCTACCCGTGCCCGCAGTGCGGCAAGGCCTTTGGCCAGAGCTCGGCGCTGCTACAGCACCAGCGCACGCACACGGCTGAGCGCCCGTACCGCTGTCCCCACTGCGGCAAGGCCTTCGGCCAGAGCTCCAACCTGCAGCACCACCTGCGCATCCACACGGGCGAGCGGCCCTACGCCTGTCCCCATTGCTCCAAGGCCTTTGGGCAGAGCTCGGCGCTCCTGCAGCATCTGCATGTGCATTCGGGCGAGCGCCCCTACCGCTGCCAGCTCTGCGGCAAGGCGTTCGGCCAAGCCTCCAGCCTCACCAAGCACAAGCGGGTGCATGAGGGCGCGGCCGCTGCCGCGGCTGCAGCTGCGGCTGCTGCCGCCGGCCTGGGCCTCAGCCCTGCTTCCATGTTGAGGCCGGGGCAGGTCTCCCTCCTGGGTCCTGATGCAGTCTCTGTGCTTGGCTCTGGCCTGAGCCTCAGCCCGGGCCCCAGCTCTGGCCTTGGCCCTGACCCTGGCTCTGTACTGGGCTCCctccccaatcccaacccccaaacCATCCCTGGCTCTAGATCTACCCCCACCCCTGATTCTGTCAAATCTTCTGACCCTGAGCCTGGGCACGAAACCAATTCTGACCTTGCGGCCAGCCCTGACCACGGATCTGGTCCCAGCCCCGACCCGGATACTGTGCCCAGCCCTGACCCCAACTCTGAGTCCCACCCTGAGCCTGGCTCTCCCACCCGTGACACCGTCAGCCCAGTCCTCCCTACTGGCGATAGTCCCAAGTGGGTGCAGGAGCAAGGGGCACTGCTGGGACCGGATGGCTGA
- the SAXO5 gene encoding stabilizer of axonemal microtubules 5: MAAGAPLPCPMFRLDFLKASHFALGPDPRLHVGATQSTSHRDFPAYSGVTRRPPCQPPPRGSLFQQDARGAGGERVSETHCVYRPPSPPAWRERVRTPAMQARHLHVHADARARTGLSTARADFGWRELPARAGEQLRGARFNFDRDSVPSGDPAKLRIPPTTHREFFQAHDVCPKPRGPCCHLGGPNPLKWDYRRQDDWTSYQRQFQAMPGPPALMCKRASSSVELGDIKIGYGPMSPEQKQAYRPQVLPPDRYDKAQASAHIHYVNIRPGDGLFHDKTTKGEHFSAREPEHFVLHHDQTPESHILEGNRYPGPGNLITSTHFFHGQPLPATKPPRRHVPHEKLQSHITLGEPSLFGQFFQTFMGTDYSPPGIPKPPKAPSLHLQRSNLPWDTGEPDFLTMNQKMLMPHRTAPASVTEEMLQRCKYSHWEPPLGEQRFFSTQNSDEFPFKYKGPAVLRRESLQESHVPLGSPHQWGCGAGKVDPQAPQIPTYPCPSQQ; encoded by the exons ATGGCCGCGGGCGCCCCCCTGCCGTGCCCCATGTTCCGGCTGGACTTCCTCAAGGCCTCGCACTTCGCGCTGGGGCCCGACCCGCGGCTGCACGTGGGCGCCACGCAATCCACGTCGCATCGGGACTTCCCCGCCTACTCCGGCGTGACCCGTCGGCCTCCGTGCCAGCCGCCGCCCCGAGGGTCCCTCTTCCAACAGGACGCgcgcggggcgggcggggagcgCGTGTCGGAGACGCACTGCGTGTACCGGCCCCCGTCGCCGCCGGCGTGGAGGGAGCGGGTGCGCACGCCGGCCATGCAGGCCCGCCACCTGCACGTGCACGCGGACGCGCGCGCCCGCACCGGCCTCTCCACCGCGCGCGCCGACTTCGGCTGGCGCGAGCTGCCGGCGCGCGCCGGAGAGCAGCTCCGCGGCGCGCGCTTCAACTTCGACCGCGACTCGGTGCCATCCGGTGACCCAGCCAAGCTGCGCATCCCGCCCACCACGCACAGGGAGTTCTTCCAGGCCCACGACGTTTGCCCGAAGCCTCGGGGGCCCTGCTGTCACCTCG GGGGTCCCAATCCCCTCAAGTGGGACTACAGGAGACAGGACGACTGGACCTCTTACCAGAGACAGTTCCAGGCCATGCCCGGCCCACCTGCCTTGATGTGTAAGAGG GCCTCCTCCAGCGTGGAACTGGGAGACATCAAGATTGGCTATGGGCCCATGAGTCCGGAGCAGAAACAAGCCTACAGGCCCCAGGTCCTGCCCCCAGACAG GTATGACAAGGCCCAGGCCTCAGCCCACATCCACTATGTGAATATTCGTCCTGGAGATGGCCTCTTCCATGACAAGACCACCAAGGGTGAACATTTCTCTGCCCGGGAGCCAG AACATTTTGTTCTTCACCACGACCAGACTCCGGAGTCACACATTCTGGAAGGAAACAGGTACCCCGGTCCGGGCAACCTGATCACCTCCACGCACTTCTTCCACGGCCAG CCGCTGCCTGCGACCAAGCCACCCAGACGCCACGTGCCTCATGAGAAGCTGCAGAGTCACATAACCCTAGGGGAGCCATCGCTGTTCGGACAGTTCTTCCAGACCTTCATGGGTACGGACTATTCCCCACCTGGGATACCAAAGCCGCCGAAAGCGCCCAGCCTCCACTTGCAGCGGAGCAACCTGCCTTGGGACACCGGAG AACCAGATTTTTTAACCATGAACCAGAAGATGCTGATGCCGCACAGAACAGCTCCAGCCTCCGTGACTGAGGAGATGCTACAGCgg TGCAAGTATAGCCACTGGGAGCCCCCGCTGGGTGAACAGCGCTTCTTCTCAACCCAAAACAGTGATGAGTTTCCCTTCAAGTACAAGGGCCCAGCAGTGCTGAGACGGGAAAGCCTCCAGGAGAGTCATGTGCCACTGGGCTCTCCTCACCAGtggggctgtggagctgggaaGGTAGACCCTCAGGCCCCCCAGATCCCTACCTACCCATGCCCTAGCCAGCAATAA
- the ZNF358 gene encoding zinc finger protein 358 isoform X3 translates to MERGAEPWSWVLGTSSAGSHDFHPDPAPEAAGTSTPGMRRSVLVRNPGHKGLRPSYEELDSDSEDLDPNPEELDPVSEKPEPDPEDLNTVSEDVDPSYEDLEPVSEDLDPDVEAPSSISGTRDLDPQDLDPMSSSFDDPDVIGPVPLVLDPDSDTLSPAAAPDLDPLSSDLTATPEVLATSPAVLPAPASPPRPFSCPDCGRAFRRSSGLSQHRRTHSGEKPYRCPDCGKSFSHGATLAQHRGIHTGARPYQCAACGKAFGWRSTLLKHRSSHSGEKPHHCPVCGKAFGHGSLLAQHLRTHGGPRPHKCPVCAKGFGQGSALLKHLRTHTGERPYPCPQCGKAFGQSSALLQHQRTHTAERPYRCPHCGKAFGQSSNLQHHLRIHTGERPYACPHCSKAFGQSSALLQHLHVHSGERPYRCQLCGKAFGQASSLTKHKRVHEGAAAAAAAAAAAAAGLGLSPASMLRPGQVSLLGPDAVSVLGSGLSLSPGPSSGLGPDPGSVLGSLPNPNPQTIPGSRSTPTPDSVKSSDPEPGHETNSDLAASPDHGSGPSPDPDTVPSPDPNSESHPEPGSPTRDTVSPVLPTGDSPKWVQEQGALLGPDG, encoded by the exons ATGGAGAGAGGGGCAGAGCCATGGAGCTGGGTACTGGGGACCTCTAGTGCTGGGTCCCATGACTTCCATCCAG ACCCTGCTCCCGAAGCGGCTGGCACTTCCACACCAGGGATGCGGCGCTCCGTCCTGGTCAGGAACCCAGGCCACAAAGGACTGAGGCCCTCTTACGAAGAGCTTGACTCCGACTCAGAAGACCTAGACCCCAACCCAGAAGAGCTAGACCCAGTTTCTGAAAAGCCAGAGCCTGACCCGGAAGACCTCAACACTGTCTCTGAAGATGTGGACCCCAGCTATGAAGATCTGGAGCCTGTCTCCGAGGATCTGGACCCGGATGTGGAAGCTCCGAGCTCCATCTCGGGGACCCGTGACTTGGATCCCCAAGATCTTGACCCCATGTCTTCAAGTTTTGACGACCCAGACGTCATCGGCCCCGTTCCCCTGGTTCTTGACCCTGACAGCGACACCCTCAGTCCGGCTGCTGCTCCAGACCTGGATCCCCTCTCGTCCGACCTCACTGCCACCCCCGAGGTCCTGGCCACCAGCCCAGCGGTGCTCCCCGCACCTGCCAGCCCTCCCCGGCCCTTCTCCTGCCCCGATTGCGGGCGAGCCTTCCGCCGCAGCTCGGGGCTGAGCCAGCACCGCCGCACCCACAGTGGCGAGAAGCCGTACCGCTGCCCCGACTGCGGCAAGTCGTTCAGCCACGGCGCCACGCTGGCCCAGCACCGCGGCATCCACACGGGCGCACGGCCCTACCAGTGCGCGGCGTGCGGCAAGGCCTTCGGCTGGCGCTCCACGCTGCTGAAGCACCGCAGCAGCCACAGCGGCGAGAAGCCGCACCACTGCCCGGTGTGCGGCAAAGCCTTCGGGCACGGCTCGCTGCTGGCGCAGCACCTGCGCACGCACGGCGGCCCGCGGCCCCACAAGTGCCCGGTGTGCGCCAAGGGCTTCGGGCAGGGATCGGCGCTCCTGAAGCACCTGCGCACGCACACGGGCGAGCGGCCCTACCCGTGCCCGCAGTGCGGCAAGGCCTTTGGCCAGAGCTCGGCGCTGCTACAGCACCAGCGCACGCACACGGCTGAGCGCCCGTACCGCTGTCCCCACTGCGGCAAGGCCTTCGGCCAGAGCTCCAACCTGCAGCACCACCTGCGCATCCACACGGGCGAGCGGCCCTACGCCTGTCCCCATTGCTCCAAGGCCTTTGGGCAGAGCTCGGCGCTCCTGCAGCATCTGCATGTGCATTCGGGCGAGCGCCCCTACCGCTGCCAGCTCTGCGGCAAGGCGTTCGGCCAAGCCTCCAGCCTCACCAAGCACAAGCGGGTGCATGAGGGCGCGGCCGCTGCCGCGGCTGCAGCTGCGGCTGCTGCCGCCGGCCTGGGCCTCAGCCCTGCTTCCATGTTGAGGCCGGGGCAGGTCTCCCTCCTGGGTCCTGATGCAGTCTCTGTGCTTGGCTCTGGCCTGAGCCTCAGCCCGGGCCCCAGCTCTGGCCTTGGCCCTGACCCTGGCTCTGTACTGGGCTCCctccccaatcccaacccccaaacCATCCCTGGCTCTAGATCTACCCCCACCCCTGATTCTGTCAAATCTTCTGACCCTGAGCCTGGGCACGAAACCAATTCTGACCTTGCGGCCAGCCCTGACCACGGATCTGGTCCCAGCCCCGACCCGGATACTGTGCCCAGCCCTGACCCCAACTCTGAGTCCCACCCTGAGCCTGGCTCTCCCACCCGTGACACCGTCAGCCCAGTCCTCCCTACTGGCGATAGTCCCAAGTGGGTGCAGGAGCAAGGGGCACTGCTGGGACCGGATGGCTGA